In Thermoanaerobaculum aquaticum, a genomic segment contains:
- a CDS encoding DNA internalization-related competence protein ComEC/Rec2, which produces MWSWRSSSEKPEVGWELSLWGAGVVLSAFAFGALEVVPPWAWLALSLGAVASFSCALLSPRRLVFWFFLGVCLAGALTLASGPTMGREERRPVRFSGVVRDGFRPVETGWSTRLRVLTVEGPSGPENVRRELSLTVGGSASPENLPAPGSRVEGAGELVQRGRRQSLWVKTPRLLQLQGHPGGVDAFREEARWRLVETAGFSLQRQRAATLAAALVLGRREQLLEEETQTLRQAGLGHLLAVSGLHVGLVAGLFWTLFLLLGLSPRTRRWLLIPVVVGFAWLSGGAPPVRRAAGAAVLLLVARQLGRPLELLPTFWGVVGLLVLVEPGLVWDVGFELSAGIALALVRFLPELKDLLGGGRFGTAVSVAAVAQVASLPLSGLHFGILPPLGMVCNLLAVPVATVMVGLSLAALALAWLFSPLAELCLDGVGFGALILQLLAGWGAKVLWAFPPLPWGLQAFLLLLFVAALLPWRGALGAALGVVVMTAFLVARAYLPPSKPQVAMLPVRQGMALLVSGREGRLLVDAGRASREALGALAWWRGAKLDALVLTHPDADHVGGAEAVVSVLRPRFLMLPALFWQRSEFLPLRWQAEKRGVAVVPLFPGQRVRVGDVVCDVLWPPAHGDLPDNDASLVLRCGLAGVSLLLVGDLESTGEERLLASAQPLFADILQVGHHGSRTSTSWAFLKVVSPRLALIPTGTSPHLRFPQPVVVSRLRQARVLVLSQKQGFQRLWVGQEGKLELDTSPPVFVRVSGD; this is translated from the coding sequence ATGTGGAGCTGGCGGTCCTCTTCCGAAAAACCTGAGGTGGGCTGGGAGCTCTCCCTGTGGGGAGCCGGGGTGGTGCTTTCCGCCTTTGCCTTTGGTGCCCTGGAGGTGGTTCCCCCTTGGGCCTGGCTGGCTTTGTCTCTCGGTGCAGTGGCAAGCTTTTCCTGCGCCCTCTTATCCCCAAGGCGCCTGGTTTTCTGGTTTTTCCTTGGCGTTTGCTTGGCGGGGGCGTTAACCCTTGCTTCCGGGCCAACCATGGGCAGGGAGGAGAGGCGGCCGGTGCGGTTTTCCGGGGTGGTTCGGGACGGCTTCCGCCCGGTGGAAACCGGCTGGAGCACCCGCCTTCGGGTTTTGACGGTGGAAGGCCCCTCCGGACCTGAAAACGTGCGACGGGAGCTTTCCCTCACCGTGGGCGGATCGGCCTCCCCGGAAAACCTCCCCGCCCCGGGCTCGCGGGTGGAGGGGGCCGGGGAGCTGGTGCAGCGGGGGAGAAGGCAAAGCCTGTGGGTCAAAACCCCGCGGCTTTTGCAGCTGCAGGGCCATCCGGGGGGCGTTGACGCCTTTCGCGAAGAGGCCCGCTGGCGTCTTGTGGAAACGGCCGGCTTTTCCCTGCAACGCCAGCGGGCAGCCACCCTGGCGGCGGCTTTGGTGCTGGGGCGACGGGAGCAGCTTCTGGAGGAGGAAACCCAAACCCTGCGGCAGGCGGGCCTAGGTCACCTGCTGGCGGTTTCCGGCTTGCACGTGGGTCTGGTGGCCGGGCTTTTCTGGACGCTCTTTTTGCTTTTGGGGCTTTCGCCCAGGACCCGCCGCTGGCTTTTGATTCCGGTGGTGGTGGGTTTTGCCTGGCTTTCGGGAGGGGCGCCGCCGGTGCGCCGGGCGGCGGGGGCGGCGGTGCTGCTGCTCGTTGCCCGGCAGCTGGGGCGTCCTTTGGAGCTTTTGCCGACCTTTTGGGGGGTGGTGGGGCTTTTGGTGCTGGTGGAGCCGGGGCTCGTGTGGGATGTGGGCTTTGAGCTTTCGGCGGGCATTGCCCTGGCGCTGGTGCGCTTCTTGCCGGAGCTGAAGGATCTTCTTGGTGGGGGTCGGTTTGGGACAGCTGTCTCGGTGGCCGCGGTGGCGCAGGTGGCCTCCCTTCCCCTTTCCGGGCTGCACTTTGGCATACTCCCGCCCCTGGGCATGGTTTGTAACCTGCTGGCGGTGCCTGTGGCTACGGTCATGGTGGGTTTGTCCTTAGCGGCTTTGGCCCTGGCCTGGCTTTTTTCTCCTTTGGCCGAGCTTTGCCTGGATGGGGTGGGCTTTGGGGCTTTGATCCTCCAGCTTTTGGCGGGTTGGGGCGCAAAGGTGCTGTGGGCTTTTCCTCCGCTCCCCTGGGGCTTGCAGGCTTTTCTCTTGCTGCTCTTCGTGGCGGCGCTTTTGCCCTGGCGGGGGGCGCTGGGGGCGGCCCTGGGCGTGGTGGTGATGACGGCGTTCCTGGTGGCGCGGGCTTACCTGCCCCCTTCAAAGCCGCAGGTGGCCATGCTGCCGGTGCGTCAGGGCATGGCGCTGTTGGTTTCGGGAAGGGAGGGAAGGCTTCTGGTGGATGCCGGCCGCGCCAGCCGGGAGGCGCTGGGGGCTTTGGCTTGGTGGCGGGGCGCTAAGCTGGATGCTCTCGTGCTCACCCACCCCGACGCCGATCACGTGGGGGGCGCGGAAGCGGTTGTTTCCGTGCTCCGTCCCCGTTTTTTGATGCTTCCAGCCTTGTTCTGGCAGCGCAGCGAGTTTCTGCCCCTGCGTTGGCAGGCGGAAAAGCGCGGCGTTGCGGTGGTGCCGCTTTTCCCTGGCCAGCGCGTGAGAGTGGGCGATGTGGTCTGCGACGTGCTGTGGCCGCCGGCCCACGGCGATTTGCCTGACAACGACGCTTCCCTGGTGCTGCGGTGCGGCCTGGCGGGGGTGAGCCTCTTGCTGGTGGGGGACCTGGAAAGCACCGGCGAAGAAAGGCTCTTGGCTTCTGCACAGCCGCTTTTCGCGGATATCCTGCAGGTGGGCCACCACGGGTCCCGCACTTCCACGAGCTGGGCCTTCCTTAAGGTGGTTTCACCGCGCCTGGCGCTCATCCCCACGGGAACCTCCCCGCACCTGCGGTTCCCCCAACCGGTGGTGGTCAGCCGGTTGCGGCAAGCCAGGGTGCTGGTGCTTTCGCAAAAGCAGGGCTTCCAGCGGCTCTGGGTGGGGCAGGAAGGGAAGCTGGAGCTGGACACCTCCCCACCGGTGTTTGTGAGGGTTAGCGGTGATTGA
- a CDS encoding S-layer homology domain-containing protein, whose translation MVRRGWALAFCLVVAACATTPKGRGVLPDLDLDKAPWPITAAQKKMAQKVWALADAGDLKAAQSKLSGLPGEHPIRLFLQLEIAFAAGELGLWPKVLAFAEGAPSYRPAWELAVLVGEREGELLGASEAAKKVAELSGQARFRKRSEELRLRYLAASEEQIKALLASGEAAKALEHARSLLSRFPDHRPLRELAVRAALSAGKTDEAKLLVLPLPEDGPGLELKAQVAAAEKRWDLAAELYRRLPADFPGRCAKLRQAEEQARWQRAPGRVVKASASARLSRGELAILVVFYFPQVAEKATGPAPLFEDLVGHPAQEEALVLVRAGIMAGDPLTRRFGPSRAVSRRELEAVVQRLGQALGLANLAVCQANAAGNGCVPLPAGERGFSGEDAVRLLVGIREKLLC comes from the coding sequence GTGGTTCGTAGGGGTTGGGCGCTGGCGTTTTGTTTGGTGGTGGCTGCTTGCGCCACCACCCCCAAGGGACGTGGAGTTCTCCCGGATTTGGATTTGGACAAAGCACCCTGGCCCATAACCGCAGCGCAAAAGAAAATGGCCCAAAAGGTTTGGGCGCTGGCCGATGCCGGAGATCTGAAAGCGGCGCAGAGCAAGCTTTCGGGCTTGCCCGGGGAGCACCCGATTCGCCTGTTTTTGCAGCTGGAAATTGCTTTTGCCGCCGGTGAACTGGGCCTTTGGCCGAAAGTTTTGGCCTTTGCGGAGGGTGCCCCCTCCTACCGGCCGGCGTGGGAGCTGGCGGTTCTGGTGGGGGAACGGGAAGGTGAGCTTCTTGGCGCATCCGAGGCGGCAAAAAAGGTGGCGGAGCTTTCCGGGCAGGCGCGCTTTCGCAAGCGCTCGGAAGAGCTGCGTTTGCGGTATTTGGCGGCCAGCGAGGAGCAAATCAAAGCCCTTCTGGCCAGCGGCGAGGCCGCCAAAGCCTTGGAGCACGCGCGGTCGCTGCTTTCCCGCTTTCCCGACCACCGGCCTCTGCGGGAGCTTGCGGTGCGGGCAGCGCTTTCGGCAGGAAAAACCGACGAAGCCAAGCTGCTGGTCTTGCCGCTCCCCGAGGACGGGCCGGGGCTGGAGCTGAAGGCGCAAGTGGCGGCGGCCGAAAAGCGGTGGGACCTGGCCGCCGAGCTGTACCGCCGCTTGCCGGCGGACTTTCCGGGCCGTTGCGCCAAGCTGCGGCAAGCGGAAGAGCAGGCCCGGTGGCAAAGAGCCCCCGGAAGGGTGGTCAAGGCTTCAGCGTCCGCCCGTCTTTCCCGGGGGGAGCTGGCCATCCTCGTGGTGTTTTACTTTCCCCAGGTGGCGGAAAAGGCCACTGGCCCGGCCCCGCTTTTTGAGGATCTGGTGGGCCATCCCGCCCAGGAGGAAGCCCTCGTCCTGGTGCGGGCCGGCATTATGGCCGGCGACCCGCTGACCCGCCGGTTTGGCCCTTCCCGGGCGGTTTCGCGGCGGGAGCTGGAGGCCGTGGTGCAGCGGCTGGGTCAGGCTTTAGGCCTTGCCAACCTGGCAGTCTGCCAGGCTAACGCCGCCGGCAACGGCTGTGTGCCCCTGCCCGCCGGGGAGCGGGGCTTTTCTGGTGAGGATGCGGTCCGCCTTTTGGTGGGCATCCGGGAGAAACTGCTATGTTAA
- a CDS encoding Crp/Fnr family transcriptional regulator, whose product MLTVEELLASSPLFSGLGQGELAALARTAQRLEYEPDEVIFHMNSLGDGLYLLASGRVKVVVPSPEGKEVILATLGPGAFFGEMSLIDDEPRSASVVAQLPSVVYRVHRQDFARFLESSPSVARALLRELSRRLRRANAHMENLVSMDVLGRLARYLMELAREHGEVLGNGWVAVRRPTHHDIAAAIGTTRETVTRLMSELESRGLVMVEGKMAYIREETLRREGV is encoded by the coding sequence ATGTTAACCGTGGAAGAGCTTTTGGCTTCATCACCCCTTTTCTCGGGGTTAGGCCAGGGGGAGCTGGCGGCCTTGGCGCGCACCGCCCAAAGGCTGGAGTACGAGCCGGACGAGGTCATCTTCCACATGAACTCCCTGGGGGATGGTCTGTACCTCTTGGCTTCCGGGCGGGTGAAGGTGGTGGTGCCTTCGCCGGAAGGCAAGGAGGTGATTCTGGCCACCTTGGGCCCCGGCGCCTTTTTTGGGGAAATGTCGCTCATTGACGATGAACCGCGTTCGGCTTCGGTGGTGGCGCAGCTACCTTCGGTGGTTTACCGCGTGCACCGCCAAGATTTCGCTCGTTTTTTGGAAAGCTCGCCGTCCGTGGCCCGCGCCCTCCTGCGCGAGCTTTCTCGCCGCTTGCGGCGGGCCAATGCCCACATGGAAAACCTGGTGAGCATGGACGTTTTGGGGCGATTGGCGCGCTACCTCATGGAGCTGGCGCGTGAGCACGGAGAGGTCCTGGGCAACGGCTGGGTGGCGGTGCGCCGACCCACCCACCACGACATTGCGGCGGCCATTGGCACCACCCGGGAAACCGTCACCCGGCTCATGAGCGAGCTGGAGTCCCGGGGGCTGGTGATGGTGGAGGGCAAGATGGCGTACATCCGGGAGGAAACCTTGCGGAGGGAAGGGGTGTGA
- a CDS encoding CDP-alcohol phosphatidyltransferase family protein, which yields MKEGSGARKAVGGVAQRAAQEVRVALRPYTIPNGITLLRLVLVPLFALAIVERNYTWALVIFCLAGLSDALDGALARWLSARSLLGTYLDPIADKALLVTAYIVLTWPAPGVVSIPVWLTVIALSRDVLIVLVALLLYLGAGIREFSPSLLGKATTVAHIATVGLVVVANLRPIDEFWLSLLFYTAFALTLLSGLHYLARAAAQVERLHDARGQ from the coding sequence GTGAAGGAGGGAAGCGGCGCCCGCAAAGCGGTGGGGGGTGTGGCCCAGCGCGCTGCACAAGAGGTGCGTGTGGCTTTGCGTCCGTACACCATTCCCAACGGCATAACGCTTTTGCGCCTGGTGTTGGTACCGCTCTTTGCCTTGGCCATCGTGGAGCGTAACTACACCTGGGCGTTGGTGATCTTTTGCCTGGCTGGGCTTTCCGATGCCTTAGATGGAGCCTTGGCCCGCTGGCTTTCGGCACGCTCGCTTTTGGGCACGTATTTGGATCCCATTGCCGACAAGGCCCTCTTGGTCACTGCCTACATTGTGCTCACCTGGCCGGCCCCCGGGGTGGTGAGCATCCCCGTGTGGTTGACGGTCATTGCCCTTTCCCGGGACGTGCTCATCGTGCTGGTGGCGCTGTTGCTTTACCTGGGAGCGGGCATTCGCGAGTTTTCGCCTTCGCTTTTGGGAAAGGCCACCACGGTGGCGCACATTGCCACGGTGGGCTTGGTGGTGGTGGCCAACCTCCGTCCCATTGATGAGTTTTGGCTTTCGCTTCTCTTTTACACCGCTTTTGCCCTCACGCTGCTTTCCGGCTTGCACTACTTGGCCCGGGCGGCAGCGCAAGTGGAGAGGTTGCACGATGCCCGCGGACAGTAG
- the miaA gene encoding tRNA (adenosine(37)-N6)-dimethylallyltransferase MiaA has translation MIERPLLIVVGPTAAGKTWLGAQLALRFHGEVVSADAFAVYRGMDIGTAKPEPELRKLVPHHLLDVASPTERYSAGQFLRDADSVIAEIDRRGRQPVVVGGTLFYVHALLYGLFPEPPKDLTLRAQLEAAWERDPEALRRELAQRDPELFARLSPNDRQRILRALEVSILAGRPMSELWAQSPSSGPRYRFCLLACCPPRPALHARIAARVETMFARGLVDETRRLLESGVAPTAHALKAIGYREAVRVVQGEWSETQARQATVVATRQLAKRQLTWLRGEAGVQWLAGFGEEVLEQASALWEACRGE, from the coding sequence GTGATTGAGCGCCCGCTTTTGATCGTGGTGGGACCCACCGCCGCCGGCAAGACATGGCTGGGCGCGCAGCTGGCCCTGCGCTTCCACGGCGAGGTGGTCTCCGCCGATGCCTTTGCCGTGTACCGGGGGATGGACATCGGCACCGCCAAGCCGGAGCCCGAGCTGCGAAAGCTTGTGCCCCATCACCTCTTGGACGTGGCTTCCCCCACCGAGCGTTACTCCGCCGGGCAGTTTCTGCGGGATGCCGACAGCGTCATTGCCGAAATTGACCGGCGCGGGCGACAACCGGTGGTGGTGGGGGGCACGCTGTTTTACGTGCACGCCTTGCTTTACGGGCTTTTCCCCGAACCCCCTAAGGACCTCACGCTGCGGGCCCAGCTGGAGGCGGCGTGGGAGCGAGACCCTGAGGCCCTCCGCCGGGAGCTGGCCCAAAGGGACCCTGAGCTTTTCGCCAGGCTTTCCCCCAACGATCGCCAGCGCATCCTGCGGGCCCTGGAGGTGAGCATTCTCGCCGGCCGCCCCATGTCCGAGCTGTGGGCACAAAGCCCTTCCTCCGGCCCGCGGTACCGCTTTTGCTTGCTGGCCTGCTGCCCGCCGCGACCGGCCCTCCATGCTAGGATTGCCGCCAGGGTGGAGACAATGTTTGCTCGCGGTTTGGTAGATGAGACCCGTAGGCTCTTGGAGTCCGGTGTGGCCCCTACGGCCCACGCTTTGAAGGCCATCGGCTACCGCGAGGCGGTGAGGGTGGTGCAGGGGGAGTGGTCGGAAACCCAGGCCCGGCAAGCCACGGTGGTGGCCACCCGCCAGTTGGCCAAGAGGCAGCTTACCTGGCTGCGCGGCGAGGCTGGGGTACAGTGGCTTGCGGGTTTTGGCGAAGAAGTGCTGGAACAAGCCAGTGCCTTATGGGAGGCGTGTCGTGGAGAATAA
- the hfq gene encoding RNA chaperone Hfq — translation MENNQQKPSMDVQDSFLATLRREGKPVFVYLLTGKRLTGFIKRFDRYCLVVESHGQEHLVFKHAVASLCLARGEGEGGS, via the coding sequence GTGGAGAATAACCAGCAGAAACCGTCCATGGACGTGCAGGATAGCTTCTTGGCCACCTTGCGCCGGGAGGGCAAGCCGGTCTTCGTGTACCTCCTCACCGGTAAGCGCTTGACCGGTTTCATCAAGCGCTTCGATCGCTACTGTTTGGTGGTGGAAAGCCACGGCCAGGAGCATTTGGTGTTCAAGCACGCCGTGGCTTCCCTGTGCTTGGCGCGGGGGGAGGGGGAGGGTGGTTCGTAG
- a CDS encoding M24 family metallopeptidase has translation MIERRKLLGGHYAAVLEAPEVYRARRQRVVEALGERGVAVLLGASDTRSYGDVGTFRQDPSFFYLTGVEIPNAALLLTRDRDELYLPARRPALEAWLGPKFGPGEEAAEALGFGAVKDVQATEVVVEARRRPVPGFEDVLADLLASGGELWIPLPPASASGALTREQQLVSRLRERLPSFAVHDLSPVLTQRRLRKEPGEVALLAKAVEITAHAVKAAADLLRPGVSEAALEGAAYGTLRRLGAEGWSFPPIVGSGFAGCVLHYDQNIGTCQEGELVVVDIGARYGYYCGDLTRTFPVSGRFTPRQAELYDAVLDAYNAAVALLRPGLKIADLRHAAYQSLKASGLAGPSGVPISEYFIHGLGHFLGLEAHDVGGEGPLLEPGMVLTVEPGIYISEEGIGIRIEDDYLITEEGAQCLTPSWLPREREAVEALVSRAKQG, from the coding sequence GTGATTGAACGGCGAAAGCTTTTAGGGGGTCACTACGCCGCCGTGCTGGAAGCCCCCGAGGTTTACAGGGCCAGGCGGCAGCGGGTGGTGGAGGCGTTGGGGGAGCGGGGGGTGGCGGTGCTCCTTGGGGCCAGCGATACCCGTTCCTACGGGGATGTGGGCACCTTCCGCCAGGATCCCAGCTTTTTTTACCTCACCGGCGTGGAAATCCCCAACGCCGCCCTTCTCCTCACCCGGGACCGCGATGAGCTTTACCTGCCCGCCCGCCGTCCGGCTTTGGAAGCGTGGCTGGGCCCCAAGTTTGGCCCGGGGGAAGAGGCGGCCGAAGCTTTGGGCTTCGGGGCGGTGAAGGACGTGCAAGCCACGGAAGTGGTGGTGGAAGCCAGGAGGCGTCCCGTCCCGGGGTTTGAGGACGTTTTGGCCGACCTTTTGGCTTCGGGCGGAGAACTCTGGATCCCGCTGCCCCCAGCGTCCGCTTCGGGGGCGCTGACCCGCGAGCAGCAGCTGGTTTCCCGCCTGCGGGAGCGGCTGCCCAGCTTCGCGGTGCACGACCTCTCCCCGGTTTTGACGCAACGGCGCTTGCGCAAGGAACCGGGAGAGGTGGCGCTGCTGGCCAAAGCGGTGGAGATCACCGCCCATGCGGTGAAAGCCGCCGCTGACCTGCTTCGGCCGGGGGTCAGCGAAGCAGCGCTGGAAGGGGCAGCCTACGGCACCCTGCGGCGTCTGGGCGCGGAAGGCTGGTCCTTTCCCCCCATTGTGGGCTCGGGTTTTGCCGGCTGCGTGCTGCACTACGACCAAAACATCGGCACCTGCCAGGAGGGGGAGCTGGTGGTGGTGGACATTGGCGCCCGCTACGGCTACTACTGCGGGGACCTCACCCGCACCTTCCCGGTTTCTGGCCGCTTCACGCCCCGTCAGGCGGAGCTTTACGACGCGGTGCTGGATGCCTACAACGCGGCGGTGGCCTTGCTCCGGCCGGGGCTGAAAATTGCCGACTTGCGCCACGCCGCCTACCAGAGCCTCAAGGCTTCGGGGCTTGCGGGCCCTTCGGGTGTACCCATTTCCGAGTACTTCATTCACGGTTTGGGGCACTTCCTGGGTCTGGAGGCCCACGACGTGGGCGGGGAAGGCCCGCTTCTGGAGCCCGGCATGGTGCTCACCGTGGAGCCCGGGATTTACATCTCGGAAGAGGGCATTGGCATCCGCATCGAGGATGACTACCTCATCACCGAAGAGGGTGCCCAATGCCTCACGCCCTCCTGGCTCCCCCGGGAGCGGGAAGCGGTGGAAGCGCTGGTCAGCCGGGCAAAGCAGGGGTAA
- a CDS encoding AI-2E family transporter yields MPADSSQKLRVFLVVGGAALLFGVVFAWSKPLFPLLVGFFLAYLAHPLASWFARHRLPRILGFVVVLLVLLGLLALVLLVFLPAVVHELSAAASKLPTWQEVLHERLEPLLADAQRRYPEAFGVISQKVTAYFQEKLPQLAPRLAAWLGQVVLSSLSLVSALLGLVVSLVIGAYLTADFPKFLTTLRLLIPRPVLPTVEAVALEVHQVLGAFFRGQLLVALALALMYTGGLALVGAPLALVVGPLAGLLSLVPYLGLVVGAGLAVLLTLLEHQDLLHPLLALLVFVVAQNVEGWVLTPKLVGKGVGLHPVWVLVALLLGGELFGITGVVVAVPVAAALRVVLVRALAAYRASTLYRGEPVEAVLYVRPSCRLCQELEAFLPALAELYGLAVREVNVEEDTSLLSQYGEKVPVLAVKGQVLVCGRTSPEELAGKLRELLGGSSD; encoded by the coding sequence ATGCCCGCGGACAGTAGCCAGAAGCTGCGCGTGTTCCTGGTGGTGGGCGGGGCGGCCCTGCTCTTTGGTGTGGTCTTTGCCTGGTCCAAGCCTTTGTTTCCGCTTCTGGTGGGGTTTTTCCTGGCGTACCTCGCTCATCCCCTGGCCTCGTGGTTTGCCCGCCACCGCTTGCCGCGCATCCTGGGGTTTGTGGTGGTGCTTTTGGTGCTTTTGGGGCTTCTGGCGCTGGTGCTGTTGGTTTTCCTGCCGGCGGTGGTGCATGAGCTTTCGGCCGCCGCATCCAAGCTCCCCACCTGGCAGGAGGTGCTCCACGAGCGCCTGGAGCCGCTGCTTGCCGATGCCCAACGGCGCTACCCCGAAGCCTTCGGGGTCATTTCGCAAAAGGTCACCGCGTACTTTCAGGAAAAGCTGCCGCAACTGGCCCCGCGGCTGGCAGCCTGGCTGGGGCAGGTGGTGCTTTCCTCGCTGTCGCTGGTTTCAGCGCTTTTGGGGCTGGTGGTGTCCCTGGTCATTGGCGCGTACCTCACCGCCGATTTCCCCAAGTTCTTGACCACCCTTCGGTTGCTCATCCCGCGGCCGGTGTTGCCCACGGTGGAAGCGGTGGCCCTGGAGGTGCACCAGGTGCTGGGGGCCTTTTTCCGGGGGCAGCTGCTGGTGGCGTTGGCTTTGGCCCTCATGTACACGGGGGGCCTGGCGCTGGTGGGGGCGCCCCTGGCGCTGGTGGTTGGGCCTCTGGCGGGTTTGCTTTCTCTGGTGCCGTACCTGGGCTTGGTGGTGGGGGCGGGCTTGGCGGTGCTCCTGACGCTTCTGGAACACCAGGACCTCCTGCACCCGCTCCTGGCGCTTTTGGTTTTCGTGGTGGCCCAAAACGTGGAAGGGTGGGTTTTGACCCCCAAGCTGGTGGGCAAGGGCGTGGGCTTGCACCCGGTCTGGGTGCTGGTGGCCCTGCTTTTGGGCGGTGAGCTTTTCGGCATTACCGGCGTGGTGGTGGCGGTACCGGTGGCGGCGGCGCTGCGGGTGGTGCTGGTGCGGGCTTTGGCTGCGTACCGGGCCAGCACGCTTTACCGCGGCGAGCCGGTGGAAGCGGTGCTTTACGTGCGGCCCAGCTGCCGTTTGTGCCAGGAACTGGAGGCCTTCCTGCCTGCCCTGGCCGAGCTTTACGGCCTGGCGGTGCGGGAGGTGAACGTGGAGGAGGACACCAGTTTGCTCTCCCAGTACGGCGAAAAGGTGCCGGTGCTGGCGGTGAAGGGGCAGGTTTTGGTGTGCGGAAGGACAAGCCCGGAGGAACTGGCCGGCAAGCTGCGCGAGCTTTTGGGAGGAAGTAGTGATTGA
- the nadA gene encoding quinolinate synthase NadA: protein MTSTSVLTEPQELTQEIRRLAKERGALLLAHYYQQPEIQDLADFVGDSLELARFAQKAQAKAIVFCGVRFMAETAKILNPEAEVLIPDLEAGCSLEESCPPEQFAAWRAQYPDAIAVTYINCSAAVKALSDVIVTSSSAEVILKKLPLDKPILFAPDRHLGRYLMQKTGRQLILWPGTCVVHEQFSLEALVRLKVQHPKALVAAHPECPENILALADHVGSTSSILRFVQQTDAEEFIIATEPGIIHQMAKLAPGKRFISLPGQDGECGCNTCPYMKRNTLENLYACLKSGKPRIDLDPELMVAARKPLQRMLELAAPSPPPSGD from the coding sequence ATGACCAGCACATCGGTGCTCACCGAGCCCCAGGAGCTTACCCAGGAAATCCGCAGGCTGGCCAAGGAACGGGGGGCCCTGCTCTTGGCCCATTACTACCAGCAACCGGAAATCCAGGACCTGGCGGACTTCGTGGGGGATTCCCTGGAGCTGGCCCGCTTTGCCCAAAAGGCCCAGGCCAAAGCCATCGTTTTTTGCGGGGTTCGCTTCATGGCGGAAACCGCCAAGATCTTGAACCCCGAAGCGGAAGTGCTGATCCCGGATCTGGAAGCCGGCTGCTCCCTGGAGGAGTCCTGCCCTCCCGAGCAGTTTGCCGCCTGGCGGGCCCAGTACCCCGACGCCATTGCCGTTACCTACATCAACTGCTCGGCGGCAGTGAAGGCGCTTTCGGACGTCATCGTCACCTCTTCTTCGGCGGAGGTCATCCTCAAAAAGCTCCCCCTAGACAAGCCCATCCTCTTTGCGCCGGATCGCCATTTAGGCCGCTACCTCATGCAAAAAACCGGCCGCCAGCTGATTCTGTGGCCGGGCACCTGCGTTGTGCACGAGCAGTTTTCCCTGGAAGCCCTGGTGCGCCTGAAGGTGCAGCACCCAAAGGCCTTGGTGGCGGCCCATCCCGAATGTCCGGAAAACATCCTGGCTCTCGCCGACCACGTGGGCTCCACCTCTTCAATTTTGCGCTTTGTGCAGCAAACCGATGCCGAAGAGTTCATCATTGCCACCGAACCCGGCATCATCCACCAAATGGCCAAGCTCGCGCCGGGAAAGCGTTTTATTTCCTTGCCGGGTCAAGACGGGGAATGCGGCTGCAACACGTGCCCTTACATGAAGCGCAACACCCTGGAAAACCTTTACGCTTGCCTGAAAAGCGGGAAGCCCCGCATTGATCTGGATCCCGAGCTGATGGTGGCGGCGCGCAAACCCCTCCAGCGGATGCTGGAGCTCGCTGCCCCTTCGCCCCCACCCTCCGGGGATTAA